One stretch of Roseimicrobium sp. ORNL1 DNA includes these proteins:
- a CDS encoding tetratricopeptide repeat protein, whose product MHARSLPGSRLPRWIGTGFTLGLLLQTASVSGAPARADVQSSSDMAGADLILQQPRERLAQAHAHYLSARMLEDEGRMREALGHYLAFLEKGGAEPDLVAHIAEMALNYRGMDAAVKLLEDAMKASPTSAQPYVNFTNFALTHASAEAGLLPRAATAAAEALNRFPQNAEAYENAVQFHLSQKERAKAAEALERGAKQTVTDAEYWLRLGRAAQEVWPLADTEQRAEHLTRVNVFFDKAMLRAREAKDEAAELWIADYYLFSNQLDRAAVICEWVVQRNGSLDARKRLVRLYDALERPDDTLKALEDLVAAYPMDVEHRRLLASKYEQRHRTAYGEERVEFARKAAEQLEAALQVGGGDVQDYLNTGRYLETTGDDERFERFSARAQQLYPGEPQVTYLRARALNSVKKHADAAKMFEETTKLAETRFPDLLNDAGYHFSWGAALERSGQYDAAAKAFEKSVDLTPPDNPPSAASTMNYWGYMWVEQDKHLDKAETLIRKANELRPDEPAFIDSLGWLYFRQGKYQQALTELERAEKLMEKWTPEDGEILDHIAQTHQKLGNADKAKEYWQRALDLNPPQEAIRKRAEHELGLEKPKPSQTAPPEEKPTPPPGN is encoded by the coding sequence ATGCACGCCCGTTCTCTTCCCGGTTCCCGCCTCCCCCGCTGGATTGGCACTGGCTTCACCCTTGGCCTGCTGCTCCAAACTGCCTCAGTATCAGGCGCTCCTGCACGGGCGGATGTGCAGTCATCCAGTGACATGGCGGGCGCGGACCTCATCCTGCAACAGCCCCGGGAACGGCTCGCCCAGGCACACGCCCACTACCTGAGCGCGCGCATGCTGGAGGACGAGGGCCGGATGCGCGAGGCGCTGGGCCACTATCTCGCCTTTCTGGAAAAGGGCGGCGCAGAGCCGGACTTGGTGGCACACATCGCGGAAATGGCCCTGAACTACAGGGGCATGGACGCCGCGGTGAAGCTGCTGGAGGACGCCATGAAGGCCTCGCCCACCTCCGCGCAGCCGTACGTGAACTTCACGAACTTCGCCCTGACCCACGCCAGCGCGGAAGCCGGCCTCCTGCCGCGTGCGGCAACCGCAGCCGCGGAAGCCCTGAACCGCTTTCCCCAAAACGCCGAGGCGTATGAGAACGCCGTGCAGTTCCACCTTTCCCAAAAGGAACGCGCCAAAGCCGCGGAAGCCCTCGAGCGCGGCGCCAAGCAGACCGTGACCGATGCGGAGTACTGGCTGCGCCTCGGCCGTGCTGCACAGGAAGTGTGGCCTCTCGCAGACACCGAGCAGCGCGCGGAGCATCTCACACGGGTGAATGTCTTCTTCGACAAGGCGATGCTGCGCGCGCGTGAAGCCAAGGATGAAGCAGCAGAGTTGTGGATTGCGGATTATTACCTCTTCAGCAATCAGCTCGATCGCGCGGCGGTCATCTGTGAATGGGTCGTGCAGCGCAACGGCAGCCTGGACGCGCGCAAGCGTCTCGTCCGGCTCTATGATGCGCTGGAGCGCCCGGATGACACGCTGAAGGCTCTGGAAGATCTCGTCGCGGCCTATCCCATGGATGTGGAGCATCGCCGGCTGCTGGCCAGCAAGTATGAGCAGCGCCACCGCACCGCCTACGGCGAGGAGCGTGTGGAGTTTGCCAGGAAAGCGGCGGAGCAACTTGAGGCTGCCTTGCAGGTCGGAGGGGGCGACGTACAGGATTATTTGAACACCGGTCGCTACCTGGAGACCACCGGCGACGATGAACGTTTTGAGCGCTTCAGTGCACGAGCGCAGCAGCTCTATCCCGGTGAACCCCAGGTGACCTACCTGCGCGCACGGGCGCTGAACTCCGTGAAGAAGCACGCGGATGCCGCAAAGATGTTTGAGGAGACGACGAAGCTCGCGGAGACCCGCTTTCCGGATCTGCTGAATGATGCGGGCTACCACTTCTCCTGGGGAGCCGCGCTGGAGCGTAGCGGTCAGTACGATGCGGCAGCGAAGGCCTTTGAAAAGAGCGTGGATCTCACGCCACCGGACAATCCTCCCAGTGCCGCTTCCACCATGAACTACTGGGGCTACATGTGGGTGGAGCAGGACAAGCACCTGGACAAGGCGGAGACGCTCATCCGCAAAGCCAACGAACTGCGCCCTGACGAGCCTGCCTTCATCGATTCGCTGGGCTGGCTCTACTTCAGACAAGGCAAGTACCAGCAGGCGCTCACCGAACTGGAACGGGCGGAGAAGCTCATGGAGAAGTGGACGCCTGAAGACGGCGAGATCCTCGACCACATCGCACAAACGCACCAGAAGCTGGGCAACGCAGACAAGGCGAAGGAATACTGGCAGCGTGCGCTGGATCTGAATCCCCCGCAGGAAGCCATTCGCAAGCGTGCGGAACATGAGCTGGGCCTCGAAAAGCCAAAGCCATCCCAGACGGCCCCGCCGGAAGAGAAACCCACGCCACCACCGGGGAATTAG
- a CDS encoding sigma-70 family RNA polymerase sigma factor — MDESIAPGAREFHTTRWSMVLDAQRESDATRMHSALAALCRDYWYPLYAFVRRRGHAPHDAQDLTQAFFADLLERQISGVDPSRGKFRSYLLGALKHFLANDWHRSTAKKRGGGHVMLEWDALDAESRFALEPSDALSLDAEVLYDRRWALQLLEKSMVKLQAEFEAKGERERFVVLKATLGNANPAPADLATSLGMTEGAVKVAVHRLRQRYRDILREEISQTVMSPAEVDAEMRHLVAVLRHA, encoded by the coding sequence ATGGATGAGTCCATTGCTCCGGGCGCGAGAGAATTTCACACCACGCGCTGGAGCATGGTGCTGGATGCGCAACGCGAGTCCGACGCCACCCGCATGCACTCGGCTCTCGCTGCGCTCTGCCGTGACTACTGGTATCCGCTCTACGCCTTCGTGCGGCGTCGGGGCCATGCGCCGCATGATGCACAGGATCTCACACAGGCCTTCTTTGCGGATCTCCTGGAGCGGCAAATTAGCGGCGTGGATCCTTCACGCGGCAAATTCCGCTCGTACCTGCTGGGTGCGCTCAAGCATTTCCTGGCCAATGACTGGCACCGCTCCACGGCGAAGAAGCGCGGTGGCGGACACGTGATGCTGGAATGGGATGCGCTGGACGCAGAGTCACGCTTTGCCCTGGAGCCCTCGGATGCCCTCTCCCTGGACGCGGAAGTGCTCTATGACCGGCGGTGGGCCCTGCAACTGCTGGAAAAATCCATGGTGAAACTCCAGGCCGAGTTTGAGGCGAAGGGCGAGCGCGAGCGCTTCGTCGTGCTCAAAGCCACACTCGGCAACGCGAACCCCGCGCCCGCAGATCTCGCGACTTCCCTCGGCATGACCGAGGGAGCGGTAAAAGTGGCGGTGCATCGACTCCGCCAGCGGTATCGTGATATTCTGCGTGAGGAGATCTCGCAGACCGTCATGTCACCAGCAGAGGTCGATGCGGAGATGCGGCATCTGGTGGCGGTGCTGCGGCACGCATGA